A part of Maridesulfovibrio hydrothermalis AM13 = DSM 14728 genomic DNA contains:
- a CDS encoding DegT/DnrJ/EryC1/StrS family aminotransferase: MNIPFIDLKKQFSRVESQVRNNMDAVLEHGAYIMGPEIPALEKRLAKYCGTKHALGCASGTDALTLALMALDIKPGDAVLTTPFTFFATAEAIAVLGATPVYVDIDPVTFNIDPEKLEKTIEALKGADNGMPLPKTADLTPKGIISVDLFGLPADYEAIKTIADKHGLFLIEDAAQSFGGEYKGKRACSLGDITCTSFFPAKPLGCYGDGGMCFTDDDELIERLRSHRVHGQGPDKYDNVRLGINGRLDTLQAGILQAKFDIFPEEVDLRNKVASTYAELLGDVDGLTVPSIPEGYRSVWAQYCPMAKDGEHRDRIQAALKEKGVPSPIYYPIPLHLQTAFSELGYKAGDCPVSEDAAKRIFAIPMHPYLERDQQEYIAEAIKNA, encoded by the coding sequence ATGAATATTCCTTTTATCGACCTTAAAAAACAGTTTTCCCGCGTTGAATCTCAAGTCCGTAACAACATGGATGCAGTCCTCGAACACGGAGCCTACATCATGGGGCCTGAAATTCCAGCTCTTGAAAAAAGGCTGGCCAAATACTGCGGAACGAAACACGCCCTCGGCTGCGCATCCGGAACTGATGCCCTGACCCTTGCCCTTATGGCTCTGGATATCAAACCCGGAGATGCGGTCTTAACAACTCCTTTCACCTTCTTTGCCACCGCTGAAGCCATCGCTGTTCTAGGCGCAACTCCGGTATATGTGGATATTGATCCGGTTACCTTCAACATCGACCCTGAAAAGCTTGAAAAAACAATCGAAGCTTTGAAAGGCGCTGATAACGGCATGCCTCTGCCTAAAACCGCAGACTTGACTCCCAAAGGGATCATCTCTGTAGATCTTTTCGGACTTCCAGCTGACTACGAAGCTATTAAAACTATCGCAGACAAGCATGGCCTGTTTCTTATTGAAGACGCTGCTCAGAGTTTTGGCGGCGAATATAAAGGCAAAAGAGCATGCTCACTGGGTGATATCACCTGCACTTCCTTCTTCCCGGCCAAGCCTCTCGGTTGCTACGGAGACGGCGGCATGTGCTTCACCGATGATGACGAACTGATAGAACGGCTGCGCTCCCATCGCGTACACGGACAAGGTCCGGATAAATATGACAACGTTCGCCTCGGCATCAATGGCCGTCTTGACACTCTACAGGCTGGAATCCTTCAAGCAAAGTTTGACATCTTTCCTGAAGAAGTTGACCTGCGCAACAAGGTCGCTTCAACCTACGCGGAACTCCTTGGCGATGTAGACGGACTGACCGTTCCTTCTATCCCCGAAGGATACCGCTCTGTATGGGCTCAGTACTGCCCTATGGCCAAAGACGGAGAGCACCGCGACCGTATTCAGGCTGCCCTGAAAGAAAAAGGCGTACCCTCCCCCATCTATTACCCCATCCCGTTGCACCTGCAGACCGCTTTCAGCGAGCTGGGCTACAAAGCAGGTGACTGCCCCGTCAGCGAAGATGCTGCAAAACGGATTTTTGCAATCCCCATGCACCCCTACCTTGAAAGGGATCAGCAGGAATACATCGCTGAAGCTATTAAAAACGCTTAA